The genomic segment TCAAACTGGCGGGTCAAAACGCCGCTTGACCGTGGCACGCTGCACGGTATCGTCCGCACCAAGTTGATGAAATCTGGCAGGCAAAACTTTAAATGACCGCAAACTCAGACCCTTGGCCAACCGAACTGCGCGTTTCCAGTGACAGGAAAACGCTGACGGTCGCCTTCAACAATGGCGCGAAACATGACCTCGCGGCCGAGTATCTGCGTGTCTGTTCGCCCTCGGCAGAAGTCAAGGGACATGCACCCTCCCAGAAAAAAACCGTTCCCGGAAAGCGCAATGTCGAAATCATAAAAGTTGAACCGGTTGGCAATTACGCAGTCCGGATTCATTTCGACGACATGCATAACTCGGGAATATACTCCTGGCGGTATTTTCTTGATCTCGGTGAGAACCCCGAGCAGCACTGGGAAGTCTATCTGCGCGAACTTGAGGAGAAGGGCCTGAGCCGCGACCTTTGAGGATTGAACCGGCTGGAGGGGTGTCCGTCGAATCTGTTAGTGTCTCGAAAGGGCGTGACCCGCGCCTTCCCCCTCCGATCGGAGCAGCAGCAGACCTGCAGGGCCAATCGTGACTGCATTGGCTTCATGTGCGCTCGCATAAGGAGGGATTGCGATTTTCGCACCTGGCTCTGGAGGTCGCGATGAGACTGTCTGCCCCGATTTTCCGTTTGAAACGCAAAGCCAAGGCAATCGCCAGGCAAGAGAATATTCCGTTGAATGCTGCGCTGGACCGTATCGCGTGCTCAGAAGGCTTTGCCAATTGGGGCCAGCTTGCAAGTTCCTATCGTCGAAGTGGTCCCGAAGACGCTCTTCTTCGTGAGCTTCAACCCGGCCAGATGCTCCTTCTGGCTGCAAGGCCTGGCCAAGGAAAGACTGTCCTGGGGCTGCAGTTGGGTTTTGATGCCGCCAAGCGGGGAGGCCGGTCGTTCTTTCTATCGTCTGAATGTTCTGCGCAGGAGGTCAGATCGGCATTGGCATTGGGGGGACGAACCAAAGAGAAATCTGAAGGGTTTGAAACCGTTTTGACGGATTCGCTGAATGCTGATGCGGTGGTCAAAGTCCTTTCGGAGGCCTCGGAGGGAGCCCTTGGCGTCATCGACTACCTCCAGATCCTTGATCAAATGCGTACCGCACCGGAACTGTCGGCTCAGATTCAGACGCTGAAACGATTTGCGCAGACGCGAAGGGTCCGTCTGGTGTTCTTGTCGCAGATACATCGCTCGTTTGACCCGGCCGTCAAGGATGTGCCGGACTGGTCAGACATTCGCCTTCCAAACCCGCTGGACCTGTCTTTGTTCGACAAGGGCTGTTTTCTTCACGAAGGCGAGATGGTCATCACAACGAACTGAATGAGTTCGAAAGAGATGTCGGCCTGTGCCTCGTTGGACCGGCAATTCCACTAGCGCCGGCTGTCCGTTCCCAGAAAGGCTTTCAATTCCGCATTTTCTGCTTCCAGGTCCTGAATGCGCTTTTGAAGTCTGTTCAGGTCCGGCGCGAGCTCTGCCAAAGAGAACCTTTGCGGGATGTGTTGCGGGCAGTTCCAGTCAAAGGCCTTAACAGAGAGCTTGATGATCCTTTCCGGCAGAGCCCGGTAGCCGGGGAGGGAGACCGCTTCGGCCAGCGCCTCATTCCCCTGCAAGTTCAGTTGCTGCGCCAGCGCCCATACCTTGAGACGGGTTCTGTTCGGATAGTCCATCAGGATCAGGGACACTTTCTCATTTGTCTCAAGATTTCCATGACTTATATACTGCCTGTTGCCCCGAAAGTCCGCATAGGCCAGCGTCGTTTCATCGAGAACCTTGAGGAAACCGGCTGGTCCGCCCCGAAACTGGACATAGGGCCAGCCCGTTTCGGAAACGGTTGCCTGATAGAAACCGTCCCGCGCCTGGATAAAGCCGATTTCGCTCGGCCCCAGCCGGTCGCCTCGATCGATGTCATCTGAGTCCAGAGCGGCATAGCCGTCCCGCGACCCTAGGTCTGACTGTCGGTCGCGGACGGTTTGGGTGAATGCGATTTCCGAAAATGCGCGGGCCATTCGGTTCTCCGGTCAAACGGTCTAGGGTACGGACTCATAAATGAAGTTGATTTGGTTTGAATCGTTTTGGCCAGATGAAAGGAGCGAAAGCGCAGGAAATTTGGTTCATTTTCGAGCCTTTCGCAACACGGCAGGTGGCCAAAAGGCCAAATCCGAAGGACGGCAAAATGGCCTTACCTCGCAGCGTCAACGTGCTTGACCGGGCACAAAGCCCGCTCTTCGCACGTTTCCTCGCGAGAATTCACCATTTCTGCCGCCAAACCAGCTCCATTTATAAGTCCGTACCCTAAAGTCCCAGATCGCTGAGACCTGGATGATCAAGCGGACGGGGGCCGCTGGTCCAGTGAAATTTGCGATCACTCTCGGCGATCGCAAGGTCGTTTATGCTCGCGAACCGGCGATGCATCAGCCCGTTCGGGGCAAACTCCCAGTTTTCATTGCCGTATGAGCGAAACCATTGGCCATCGCCATTGTGCCACTCATAGGCGAAGCGAACGGCAATTCTGGTGTCCTCAAAGGTCCAAAGCTCTTTGATCAGACGGTAGTCGAGCTCCCGTTTCCACTTGCGGGTCAGGAAATCGACGACCTGTTCGCGGCCCACCGGAAACTCAGAGCGATTGCGCCAAATCGTGTCGGGCGTATAGGCCAAGGCGACTTTTTCAGGGTTCTGGCCATTCCATCCGTCTTCGGCTGCCCGGACCTTCTGGATAGCGGTTTCGCGGGTGAAAGGCGGCAGCGGTGGTCGTTGTTCGGTCATTGCGTGAGATCCATGGCAAGAATTTGGGGAGATGACGTCTGGATCGATACAGTGTCGAGCTGCGTGCTTTCCGGTGCCGGTTGGACGAGAGCTACCAGCATGAGGGTCACAAACGCAAAGGCACCGACTACGTAGAAACTATTCGGATATGCGGGTTTCAATCTCTTCATCTTGAACCTCAGCTTTCTAACTGTACCGATCTGTTCAGTTATGATTTTTAAGATGTACAGATCGGTACAGATAATCAAGCCTTTTTAAGCCAAGACAGTCAAAAAACTTGTGAAATCCATTGGAATGAAATACCTACAGATCAGTACAGAAAGAAGCAGTATGCGCCCAAGCAAACGTGACGAACTGGTCAGAAAGGTTCTTCCGGTCTTTTACCGCGATGGCTTTCATGCCACGGGAATGGATGCCCTGGTTTCAGAGACTGGCATTTCCAAGACAACCATGTTCAAGCATTTCCGGACAAAGGACGACTTGATCCTGGCGGTGCTGCGCCACCGCGATGAGATTTTCCGGAATTGGTTGTTTCGCAGGTTGGACGAAAGCGGATTGCCGGCGCGTGAGCGTTTGCTTGTCCTGTTTGATGCCTTGAAAGAGTGGTTTTCGGAGCCGGATTTCAGAGGCTGCATGTTCATCAAGGCGTCGGCCGAGTTCCAGGATCCGGAACATCCTGCCTTTGTACAGTCGGCAGAGCACAAACGTCTTCTACTGACGGCACTAACCAGACTGTGCAAAGAAGCGCAGGTGCGCGACCCCTGCCAACTCGCCAGACAATTGCTGATCCTGAAGGAAGGTGCGATCGTGGCAGCACATATGGGCTTCGATCCGGACCCAGCAGGGGCGGCAAGAACCGCTGCCGAGTGTCTGATCGCTGCCGAAACAGCGACGTAGGTCTCTTTACGGACTGGGCTGACAAAGGCCGGTATGGAAACAAAAAAGGCCGGACGCTCAGGTCCGGCCTTCTTGTTTGATTTGCTATTCGCTTAGCGCTTTACGACAATCTTGGCGCCAACACTTACGCTCTTATAGAGGTGGATGACGTCTTCGTTTGCCATACGGATGCAACCGGAAGAAACCTCAGAACCGATTGTCCACGGCTCAGTGGTGCCATGAATGCGGTAAAGGGTGGAGCCGATGTAAAGTGCGCGAGCACCCATCGGGTTGTTCGGGCCGCCTGGCATATAGGTCGGCAGGATCCGGCCTTTCCGACGCTCGCGGGCACGCATCTGCGCAGGAGGTGTCCAGCTCGGCCATTCGGCCTTGCGGGTAACACGGTGCGTACCAGCCCACTGGAATCCTTCTTTACCGACGCCCACACCGTACTTCATGGCCTTGCCGTTCGGCAGAACATGATAAAGACGGCGCTCAGACGTATCGATAACGATGGTGCCCGGAGAGTACGGTCCATCATAGCTGACTTTTTTGCGTCTCACCGGAGACTTGCCGCCAGGGTGATATTTCGGGGTCACCCAGGTGTTGGTGCTGTGGTCGAAGTAGCCAGCACGCGCTGAGACTTCAGCCGGCAGCAGGAACGATCCTGCCACAATTGCAATCACTGCGTAAAAATATCTCTTCATCTCTATCCCCCTTCAGCGCCTGCCCATCTCACGGCGCTTCATTTCGAAGGTTACGTTAGGAAAATCTCCTTGCCGCACTCTTAACAATCATGGCCTAATTTTGGAGGAAAGGGAATCTCACGATGATGTGAGCAGGCGTGACTTCGATCAATTGTGCTGTAATTGCAACGAGGAATAACGCCTATGAGGGTGAATAGGCGAAATTTCGTCTCTAAATTGTAGTTATTATCGCTCTTTTTGGAAGGGATCGGTTGTTATTTTCTACGTGGAAGAAACAGTGAGATCTGCGGAATCAACACTGAAGCGTCGCATGAAGAAGCGAGCGAGGGGCTCAAGCCGGCGCGATGCTATCTCGCACAATGAGCTGCCTGGACATTTTCGAATGCCTGCGCGGTGAGATCACTTTCGTTGATCATGAAATGGAATTCGCCTCCGTCACCCATGCTCATTTCTGCACCCCAGTCACTGAAAAGCTGGAACAGAAGCTGATCCGGTCCGTTCGGCGACAGATTGAGCTGTGCAGATGAAGGGTGTCCGAACAGCTGGTGATAGCTGTTGCTGGTCCTTGCCACCGGATAGTCCGGACATTTGATGTTGCTGGCATCTTTCAAAAACACCGGATGCCGGTCCGCCGCGGCAACGTAAAGCGCTTCGGGAAGATGCTTTGCAAGATCCGGATTGGCGCCTGCCTCTGTCACAAGGCGGTGCAGAGCACGTTCAATGTCGGCTTTCAGATAGGTTCCGTAATTCTTGTCCGCAGCCTGCGAGAGGAAGTCGTTCAGGTCCTCGATAAAGGCATTGACCATACGCTGGTCTATGCCCCTTGCATTAGACCCCTCGGCCTGCCCCTGCCAATCTTCAAAGCAGGTATCGAAGCTCGTTTCCTCAAGTTTGGCCGCGTGCCGGTTGCGCAGGATCCGGCAGATAAGGGCAATACCCCTCGGCGCAAACGGAAACCCGGTTTCTGAATGCGGCCGCACGACAATGGGCTTTCCTTCGGCGCGCTCCTGCTCGGTCCTCGGCTGAAACAGATGGAATTCCCGATGTTCGACATTGTCGGTTTCAAGCGTGCCGAATGCCGCCTTCAGCTGCTCCATGAGGAGGTGCTTATGGGCAGCGTCATAGCCCTCTGGTGCGGCGAACGGCAGGGCGCTGCTTTGTGGCATCGTTTCAGCAGTCACAAAGGCAAGCGGCCACTCCGGAAAGATGCGTGTCTTTTCATCGCCAGGCAGACCGAACAGCAGGTCGAAATGGTAGTTGCCGTCCCGGATTGGCGGCAGGTTTTTCGGGAACGGTGTCTCGGTTCCCGTATAGTCAGGATCGAAGAGGACCCGTATGTCGTTTTCAGGCGCAACATCGGTTTCTGCCCAGGAAAGGCTTTCATCGAAACGTCCGAAAAAGAGCAGCATCCCGGCATCCGGAATGTCCTTCGGGCGCCATGGCAAGTCGGCAAGGTCGATTTGAGCGAGGAAATGCAGCGGCAAATCCGGCTTGATCTGATCACCGTGTCCCGGTGCGGTCGGCCAGGCAACGCCCTTTGGCAGGTCGGGCAGACCGCCAACTTTGCTCCGGCCATTTTGAGTCCGGTGCGGCGGATAGGGCCTGAAAGCGTAAACGGCGCTGCGTGCAAACTCTGACCGAAGAGCCTCAAAGGAAGAATCCATCCCGGGTGTCGGCCCGCTTGGGACTTCCGGCACGGCCTCCACTTTCGAAACCGGAGCTGTTTCGGGTTTTGCCTTCGGCTCTACGCGCGGCTCCGGTGCCTTTTTTACCTCTTTGGTCAGGACCTGTTGAAATCTGCCATCGTTGATATCCTGCGGTTCGGCATCCTGGTTTCTGTTTGCGCTCGTCGGCAAAAATGAGCCGATTGAGCTGAAGACCGGCCGGAAAAGTGGCCAGAGCACCATGCATGCAACGCTTCCCAGAATCGCAACCAGGAACAGAAAATGAAGCTTGGGCAGGCCGAGTTTCAGACTGCTATACGCAAAAATCACGAGTACGAGCAGGTAAAGGGCGAATTTGACCATAAAGACATCTGTGACGTTGAGTTGCCGGTCACATTGTTTGCCTGCATGGGATAAAGATCAGGTAAAGTTTTTCAGGCAAATACAAACTGCCAGACACAAAAAAGGCGGCAATCGCCGCCTTTTTATTTCCTGCATATAGAAACTTAGCTCAAATTGAGCTCCTTGAAGAAGTCATTTCCCTTGTCATCTATGACAATAAATGCCGGAAAGTCTTCAACCTCGATTTTCCAGATCGCCTCCATGCCGAGTTCTTCAAATTCGACGACTTCCACTTTCTTTATGCAATCCTGGGCAAGGCGTGCCGCGGGTCCCCCGATGGAGCCGAGATAAAATCCGCCATGCGCCTGGCACGCGCGGCGCACCTGCGCAGAACGATTGCCCTTTGCCAGCATGACCATTGAACCGCCTGCGGCCTGAAACTGATCAACATAGGCGTCCATGCGTCCCGCGGTGGTCGGCCCGAACGATCCGGACGGCATGCCGTCGGGTGTCTTTGCCGGACCTGCATAGTAGATCGGGTGGTTCTTGAAATAGTCGGGCAGGGGCTCTCCGCTTTCCAGGCGGTCCCTCAGCTTGGAATGCGCAAGATCCCGCGCAACGATCAGTGGGCCGGTCAGTGAAAGCCGGGTCTTGATCGGGTGCTTGCTGAGTTCACCGAGGATTTCCGGCATCGGACGGGTGAGATCGATCTTGACCACATTATCCGAAAGGGCTTCGTCGGTGACTTCCGGCAGATATTTTTCCGGCTGTGTCTCAAGTTGCTCCAGGAAAATACCGTCTTTCGTGATCTTGCCGACTGCCTGCCGGTCGGCGGAACAAGACACTGCAAGACCGATTGGAAGCGAAGCGCCATGGCGCGGCAGGCGGATGACGCGCACGTCGTGACAGAAATATTTGCCGCCAAACTGAGCTCCGACACCGGTTGCCTGGGTCAGTTTGTGGATCTCTTCTTCCATAGCCAAATCCCGGAACGCGTGTCCGCTCTCCGATCCTTCGCTCGGCAGACCGTCCAGATAGCGTGCTGAGGCAAGCTTGGCGGTCTTCAGGTTCATCTCCGCCGATGTTCCACCGATGACGATCGCCAGGTGGTAAGGCGGGCACGCGGCCGTTCCCAGGGTAAGGATCTTTTCCTTCAGGAAGTCGATCATGCGGTCATGGGTCAGAAGGGAGGGGGTTCCCTGAAACAGGAAGGTTTTGTTGGCCGAACCGCCACCTTTGGCCATGAAGAGAAACTTGTAGGCATCTTCGCCTTCTGCATAAAGCTCGATCTGAGCAGGCATATTGCTCTTGGTGTTCGTCTCCTCGAACATGGAGATCGGTGCCAACTGCGAATAGCGCAGGTTCTTTTTGAAATAAGCGTCCCGGGCTCCTTCGCCGAGTGCCGCCTCATCGCTGCCATCCGTCCAGATCCGACGGCCCTTCTTGCCCATGATGATCGCCGTGCCTGTGTCCTGGCACATCGGCAAGACACCGTGCGAGGCAATATTGGCGTTCTTGAGCAGATCGAAGGCGACGAATTTGTCGTTTTCGGTAGCTTCCGGGTCGTCCAGGATTTTCTTGAGCTGTTCCAGGTGGCCCGGGCGCAGATAGTGGTTGATGTCCTTGAAAGCTTCTTCTGCAAGAAGACGCAGTCCTTCGGGTTCGACCATGAGGACTTCCTCGCCGTTGAACTCGGCGGTGCTGACAAAGTCGGAGCTCAGCTTTCGGAACGGTGTCGTGTCTTCGCCTTGCGGGAACAGTGCGCTGTGATGGTACTCGGGAGGCGTGACGGGTGCGTTCATGGGGCATCTTTCCTGATCTGGCTGTCTCGGCTGTCGAATGCCGGATGCGCTGGAACTTTCAAGGTGTTCTCTTACGGCAAAAAAGCCGCGGACGCCAAGTCCCGCGGCTTGCTAATTTGGGCGCTGCGCAGAGGCAGGGTTCAACGGGTTGCGGTCAGATCGAGGGTTACCGTTACAACATCGCCGACCGTGTCCGTGCCGACGCCGGCACCGATTGCATACTCAAGCCTGTTCAGCGTGGCTGTACCTTGTGCTTTTGCCGTGTCGCCTTCAATTTCAAGCGTGAATTCGAGCACGACCGGATGCGAAACGCCCTTGATTGTAAGCGTGCCATCGGCCTTGTAACTGTTGCCTTCAACCAATGAAGCGCCTTCCGCGGCGAACTCCGCATCCGGAAAGCCCTCGGTGTCGAACCAGTCCTTTGCAGGCAGGGTCGTGTCGAATTGCGGGTTGCCCGTGGCGGCACTGGCGGGATTGATCACGGCGGAAATTTTAGCAGATCCGGGAGCTTCGACGTCAAAATCGATGCTCGCCTGCCAGGATTGAAACTCGCCGTTCAGGGTTCCTTCGCCCTGCTGGACCTCAAACGACAGTTTGCTCGCTTCCGGGTCGACGGTCCACGTATCGGCGCTGGCAGGCGCGACTGCAGTAAGCAGGAGTGCACACGTAAACGCAGTTGCTAGGCTTTTCATAGGCATATGCTGAAATCCTGATGTGGGAAGTTAAGATTCGGATCTGGCCGGTTTTGTCGAAACCATCCGCTTGAGCGTGTCGTCCCGCGCGATGAAGTGATGCTTCATGGCCGCAGCAACGTGAACGACGACGAGGGCAATGAGAAGATAAGCGCCATATTCATGAAGCAGCTTGAAGAAGGCTTCCGCCTGTTCCTTTGTCCCCAAAGCTTCGGGGACCGGCAGGTGCGGTATGGGCTGGATGTTGAAGAGAACAGTCGGAATGCCCCATGGGGAGGCGGAAACCATGAACCATCCAGTAATCGGCATGGCGAATATGAGTGCGTAAAGCCCTATATGACCCAGATGAGCTGCAAGCTTCTCGAGCGGGTGCATTCCCTCGGGAAGTTTCGGAGAGGGATTCAACAGCCGCCAGACGAGGCGCAGGATCGCAAGGGTCAGCACGATAAAACCGATGGACTTGTGCAGCTGAAAGAGCTGGAAGGTCGCGGGGTCCGTCGGTGGCAGTGTTGTCATGTAGAGCCCGAATGCCAGCATTCCGATGATCAGAATGGCCATCGTCCAGTGGAAAGCGATTGCGACGCGCCCGTATCCCGTCGAAGTGTTGCGCAGCATGTCCGGCTCCTTGGAGAAAGAGGCCGGTTCAACCGGCCTCTTGTGAATTGCATCAGTTGGTCGCTTCGGACTTCAACGTTTCAGCATGGAAAGTAACGGTGACTTCATCACCGACATAGGGCACGAACTTGTCCATGCCAAAGTCGGAGCGCTTGAGCACAGTCGTGACGGCAAATCCCGCAGCAGGTTTTTTGGCCATTGGGTGCTCACCGAGTGCAGTGACGTCCACAGTGAGTGTCACGGGCTTGGTGATGCCCCTGAGCGTGAAATCGCCGGTCACTTCCAATTGTTTTTCGCCGGTTTGTTCGACCTTGGTGCTCTTGAACGTTGCCTGAGGATATTTGGCGGCGTCAAAAAAGTCGGGGCTTTTCAGATGCGTGTCGCGATCTGCCCAGAAGGTATCGAGGCTGTCGATATTGATCGTGAACTCAACAGAGGAGTTCGCAGGCGTGCTCTCATCGATGAGCAGTTTTCCGTCCCAGTCGCCGAAGCGGCCGTCGGTGGTGGAGTAACCCAGGTGATTATACGTGAAGGAGAGATTCGCGTGCGATTTGTCGAAATCATAGGCGACGGGTTCCGCGAGTGCGGGGGCGGCCAGAAGAGACAGGGCCAGGGCGGAAGTGGCAAAACGGATCATGATCAAACCTCGTGTCGATTGGTCGAAGAGCGTTCGCTCATGAACGCTGCACGGTGGAAGATAGGGAAGAAATGCCGCAGTGCAATTTGACTGACCGTTCGAATTGAATGAACAATATTGTCTTTGTTACGGCAGATGGCCACGTCCGTGAATTGATTCCCGAATTTTGTCGAATCGACCTTGGAAACAGGGTGCAAACTGTGCGTTTTTAAAGTCTTCCCGAACGCAGCTTGCCACACAAGACTCTGAAACCATTCACTAAATTCTACTGTCATCAATACATCAAGAAAATCGGGCAGGCATTTATGAACTTCCATCAGGTCGGGGCGTAACGGAAGCCCGGAGGACTTCAGGCATTGGTTCTGGAGACAGAGGAGTTTTAACGTGAGACAAGCGGTCATTGTGTCCCATCGCGGTGCGTGTAGACATGCTCCGGAAAACACGTTCGCTTCGCTTGAGAAGGCGATTGAACTTGGTGCGGATGTTGTGGAACTCGACGTCAGGCCCTCCAAGGATGGCGTGCTCTACGTGCTGCACGACGCTACTGTCGACCGAACGACAAATGGTGCGGGACGCTTGTCCGAAATGATGTCTATAGACATCGACCACCTCGACGCAGGAGCCTGGTTCGCGTCCGAGTTTTCCGGAGAGCGGGTCCCCCGTCTGGACGCCTTCCTCGATGCCTGCCGCGGCCGTATCAGAACATATGTCGAGATCAAGGAAGGTGATCCGGCTGAAATACGCGACATGCTCGCCGTACGTGGCATGCTCAATGATGCGTGGACCTTCTCGTTCGATC from the Roseibium sp. HPY-6 genome contains:
- a CDS encoding DUF971 domain-containing protein, which encodes MTANSDPWPTELRVSSDRKTLTVAFNNGAKHDLAAEYLRVCSPSAEVKGHAPSQKKTVPGKRNVEIIKVEPVGNYAVRIHFDDMHNSGIYSWRYFLDLGENPEQHWEVYLRELEEKGLSRDL
- a CDS encoding TetR/AcrR family transcriptional regulator produces the protein MRPSKRDELVRKVLPVFYRDGFHATGMDALVSETGISKTTMFKHFRTKDDLILAVLRHRDEIFRNWLFRRLDESGLPARERLLVLFDALKEWFSEPDFRGCMFIKASAEFQDPEHPAFVQSAEHKRLLLTALTRLCKEAQVRDPCQLARQLLILKEGAIVAAHMGFDPDPAGAARTAAECLIAAETAT
- a CDS encoding pyridoxamine 5'-phosphate oxidase family protein, whose amino-acid sequence is MARAFSEIAFTQTVRDRQSDLGSRDGYAALDSDDIDRGDRLGPSEIGFIQARDGFYQATVSETGWPYVQFRGGPAGFLKVLDETTLAYADFRGNRQYISHGNLETNEKVSLILMDYPNRTRLKVWALAQQLNLQGNEALAEAVSLPGYRALPERIIKLSVKAFDWNCPQHIPQRFSLAELAPDLNRLQKRIQDLEAENAELKAFLGTDSRR
- a CDS encoding fumarate hydratase; protein product: MNAPVTPPEYHHSALFPQGEDTTPFRKLSSDFVSTAEFNGEEVLMVEPEGLRLLAEEAFKDINHYLRPGHLEQLKKILDDPEATENDKFVAFDLLKNANIASHGVLPMCQDTGTAIIMGKKGRRIWTDGSDEAALGEGARDAYFKKNLRYSQLAPISMFEETNTKSNMPAQIELYAEGEDAYKFLFMAKGGGSANKTFLFQGTPSLLTHDRMIDFLKEKILTLGTAACPPYHLAIVIGGTSAEMNLKTAKLASARYLDGLPSEGSESGHAFRDLAMEEEIHKLTQATGVGAQFGGKYFCHDVRVIRLPRHGASLPIGLAVSCSADRQAVGKITKDGIFLEQLETQPEKYLPEVTDEALSDNVVKIDLTRPMPEILGELSKHPIKTRLSLTGPLIVARDLAHSKLRDRLESGEPLPDYFKNHPIYYAGPAKTPDGMPSGSFGPTTAGRMDAYVDQFQAAGGSMVMLAKGNRSAQVRRACQAHGGFYLGSIGGPAARLAQDCIKKVEVVEFEELGMEAIWKIEVEDFPAFIVIDDKGNDFFKELNLS
- a CDS encoding nuclear transport factor 2 family protein, whose translation is MTEQRPPLPPFTRETAIQKVRAAEDGWNGQNPEKVALAYTPDTIWRNRSEFPVGREQVVDFLTRKWKRELDYRLIKELWTFEDTRIAVRFAYEWHNGDGQWFRSYGNENWEFAPNGLMHRRFASINDLAIAESDRKFHWTSGPRPLDHPGLSDLGL
- a CDS encoding DUF1963 domain-containing protein — translated: MVKFALYLLVLVIFAYSSLKLGLPKLHFLFLVAILGSVACMVLWPLFRPVFSSIGSFLPTSANRNQDAEPQDINDGRFQQVLTKEVKKAPEPRVEPKAKPETAPVSKVEAVPEVPSGPTPGMDSSFEALRSEFARSAVYAFRPYPPHRTQNGRSKVGGLPDLPKGVAWPTAPGHGDQIKPDLPLHFLAQIDLADLPWRPKDIPDAGMLLFFGRFDESLSWAETDVAPENDIRVLFDPDYTGTETPFPKNLPPIRDGNYHFDLLFGLPGDEKTRIFPEWPLAFVTAETMPQSSALPFAAPEGYDAAHKHLLMEQLKAAFGTLETDNVEHREFHLFQPRTEQERAEGKPIVVRPHSETGFPFAPRGIALICRILRNRHAAKLEETSFDTCFEDWQGQAEGSNARGIDQRMVNAFIEDLNDFLSQAADKNYGTYLKADIERALHRLVTEAGANPDLAKHLPEALYVAAADRHPVFLKDASNIKCPDYPVARTSNSYHQLFGHPSSAQLNLSPNGPDQLLFQLFSDWGAEMSMGDGGEFHFMINESDLTAQAFENVQAAHCAR
- a CDS encoding YceI family protein is translated as MIRFATSALALSLLAAPALAEPVAYDFDKSHANLSFTYNHLGYSTTDGRFGDWDGKLLIDESTPANSSVEFTINIDSLDTFWADRDTHLKSPDFFDAAKYPQATFKSTKVEQTGEKQLEVTGDFTLRGITKPVTLTVDVTALGEHPMAKKPAAGFAVTTVLKRSDFGMDKFVPYVGDEVTVTFHAETLKSEATN
- a CDS encoding YceI family protein — encoded protein: MKSLATAFTCALLLTAVAPASADTWTVDPEASKLSFEVQQGEGTLNGEFQSWQASIDFDVEAPGSAKISAVINPASAATGNPQFDTTLPAKDWFDTEGFPDAEFAAEGASLVEGNSYKADGTLTIKGVSHPVVLEFTLEIEGDTAKAQGTATLNRLEYAIGAGVGTDTVGDVVTVTLDLTATR
- a CDS encoding L,D-transpeptidase, whose translation is MKRYFYAVIAIVAGSFLLPAEVSARAGYFDHSTNTWVTPKYHPGGKSPVRRKKVSYDGPYSPGTIVIDTSERRLYHVLPNGKAMKYGVGVGKEGFQWAGTHRVTRKAEWPSWTPPAQMRARERRKGRILPTYMPGGPNNPMGARALYIGSTLYRIHGTTEPWTIGSEVSSGCIRMANEDVIHLYKSVSVGAKIVVKR
- a CDS encoding DNA helicase, whose amino-acid sequence is MRLSAPIFRLKRKAKAIARQENIPLNAALDRIACSEGFANWGQLASSYRRSGPEDALLRELQPGQMLLLAARPGQGKTVLGLQLGFDAAKRGGRSFFLSSECSAQEVRSALALGGRTKEKSEGFETVLTDSLNADAVVKVLSEASEGALGVIDYLQILDQMRTAPELSAQIQTLKRFAQTRRVRLVFLSQIHRSFDPAVKDVPDWSDIRLPNPLDLSLFDKGCFLHEGEMVITTN
- a CDS encoding glycerophosphodiester phosphodiesterase family protein; the encoded protein is MRQAVIVSHRGACRHAPENTFASLEKAIELGADVVELDVRPSKDGVLYVLHDATVDRTTNGAGRLSEMMSIDIDHLDAGAWFASEFSGERVPRLDAFLDACRGRIRTYVEIKEGDPAEIRDMLAVRGMLNDAWTFSFDQAIRAEARAKVPDLKRMVLYTHVGSVERAVAQDAHILEFHEENLHDQLVREAMAANLITQLFYAGSDRKVFENAVRCGVEQMNIDDMELFRRVEQDILSPAA
- a CDS encoding cytochrome b, with protein sequence MLRNTSTGYGRVAIAFHWTMAILIIGMLAFGLYMTTLPPTDPATFQLFQLHKSIGFIVLTLAILRLVWRLLNPSPKLPEGMHPLEKLAAHLGHIGLYALIFAMPITGWFMVSASPWGIPTVLFNIQPIPHLPVPEALGTKEQAEAFFKLLHEYGAYLLIALVVVHVAAAMKHHFIARDDTLKRMVSTKPARSES